A genomic segment from Nicotiana sylvestris chromosome 1, ASM39365v2, whole genome shotgun sequence encodes:
- the LOC138875502 gene encoding uncharacterized protein, whose protein sequence is MVESMNSFLLTGREMPILRMLDFIQEKLKEWFYERRKKANETFHRVSIWAEEEMTRKMDLACKMFVFNLDSMLFKINSEGIEFIVDLKKRTCDCLEFQLDELPCPHAIVAINKRYLQKFDYCSNWYSRETWLKTYEGHVNTVGDQKLWDIPQNVQSKITKPPDVEILQ, encoded by the exons ATGGTAGAATCAATGAATTCCTTTTTACTAACAGGGAGAGAAATGCCTATTTTAAGAATGTTAGATTTCATCCAAGAAAAGTTGAAAGAGTGGTTTTACGAACGGAGAAAAAAGGCAAATGAAACTTTTCACAGAGTATCAATATGGGCAGAAGAAGAGATGACTAGGAAGATGGACTTGGCTTGCAAAATGTTT gtGTTCAACCTTGACTCAATGTTGTTTAAAATAAATAGTGAAGGAATCGAATTCATTGTGGACTTAAAGAAGAGAACTTGTGACTGCCTggaattccaacttgatgaattgCCCTGTCCACATGCAATTGTTGCTATAAATAAGAGATATTTGCAGAAATTTGATTACTGCTCAAATTGGTATTCAAGGGAAACATGGTTGAAAACATATGAAGGACATGTGAATACCGTAGGAGATCAAAAATTATGGGATATACCACAAAATGTACAATCTAAGATCACAAAACCTCCTGATGTAGAGATTTTACAatga